In Acidobacteriota bacterium, the sequence AATCAATGGTCAGTTTATAAACTTCGCCTTTTTTCATCATCACTTCTTTGGCGAAGCCTTCGCGAAAACGCGCGCGAATCGCCGAATCCAGAACCAGGCGTTCGGTGCCGTCCGGGTAAACGTCTACGAGCTTCGCCATAAAATCGGTATCGGGTGAGTCTGATTCAACAAAGAGTTCAACCGTAACTTTGCCTGTGACTTCGACCGGCTCGCTTAATATCGCGGTTTGAAATTTCAAGACATCTTTGCGACTACCGATGGCGCGTTGATCCATCGGCCCTTTTTTCAAAAACAGGTTGCCGCCACCAATCGTCGGCACAGGGTTTTTCGGGTCATAAGCGTAAGTCGCGACGGCTTTCGCTTCTTTGGGTCGCGTGGTGTCGAGTGCGCCACCGGCGCTTAAAAAGTACGGGGTGATTTTTGCGGGCGGAGGCCAGCTTGCTGCCGTGCGCCATTCATTGCCCGGCGCGTTCGGGTCTGTGACATCGCCCATCACATAATACTTGACCGGCGGCTCGCTCATAATGCCGTTATTATTGCCTTTCAGCCAGTAATCGAACCAGCGCACCGCAAGTTCGGTTGAGAGATTGCCGCCAAACGCGCCGACGCCGGAATTCGCGGGATATTTCACCTCTTCAACCGCGCCGTGCGCCCACGGTCCCATAATCAATTTCTGATTTCCGGCAGCGCCTTTTGCGCCCTGTTTTTGCAGACCTGCGAAATTCTGAATGTTGCCTTCGGAAAAAATATCGTACCAGCCGCCATAGTTGTACATCGGGATATGAATCTTGTTCCAATGTTTCGACATTTCATTCGAGTCATACGCGCCATCATAGACCGCGTGACGGAAAGTTTCCTGCAACACATCATCCGCGCCCTGACGTTTAAGCCACAGTTCATTCAATTCTCTGCGAAACACCCCGCCCATAAACGCCGATTGATGATAGATGCTCGAACGCGCCACCATCACGAAAGCGGCTGTCAGATGCGGTGGATTTTCCATTGCCGCAAGATTCGAGGTGATGCCCATTGCCGACGCGCCATACATTCCTACTTTGCCGGTTGACCAGTTTTGTTTGGCGCACCATTCGACGGTGTCGAAACCATCTTGCGGGTCATCAACGAAGGGACGATACGCGCCTTCGCTTTTGCCTTTGCCGCGACAATCCTGCACCACGAAGGCAAATCCGTTTTTCACCCAGGCACCCGCAGAAGTCGCGCCGGTCGCATCTTTCCCGTAAGGCGTGCGCATCAAGACCACAGGGAACGGTCCCGCGCTTTCGGGCAAATAGACATTGGTGGCAAGTTTGACGCCATCGCGCATCGCCACCATGACTTCGGATTTTTTGATGGAGACCGGTGCGGTCGCCGGCGCAGTCGCTGTCTGTTGTGAAGGCACAGCTAAAAACGCGCCGAAACAGAAAATGAGCAGAAATGAAAACGCTAACTGAAATCTCTTCATGGCTAATTTCCTTTCAAGGTGAACTTCTTATTTCCAAAACCCCTGGTGAACCGGCAAAGCTTCGTCGGTCAAAAAAGGTCCCGCGACTTCTACCTCGTCGACGGCGCTTGCAAAAACTTCGCGGCAAGACATTCTCAAGCGTTCGCCCGCCTGCTTTGCCAACTCGTCGCTTGCCAGCGCGTAAACCACGCGACGAATGCCCGCCCAGTAAATCGCTCCGGCGCACATCGCGCACGGTTCGGTACTGGTGTAAAGCGTGGCGTTTGAACGCTCGGCTTCCGAAAGCTGACGAATCGCTTTTTGCACGAGATTGGTTTCGGCGTGACCGGTCGGATTGCTTTCGCTACTGACGGTATTTTCAGCGGTCAACACCACTGCATCGCCAATCACCAACAGCGAGCCGAACGGATGATTGCCCTTCGCCCGCGCCTGCCTTGCGAGTTCAATTGCTTGTCGAATAAATCGCTCTTTAACCTGCATAAAAGATTAGTCCCAACACGTTTTTAATTATTCCTTGCGCGCCTGGCCTTCGACGAGTTCGATGAGAATTTTATCGGGACCTTCAACAAAAGCGTGCTTCAACTTCGTCGTTTTATCAATGCTGATGCCTTCGACGATTTTCACGCCGTCTTTTTTCAGGCGTTCGACAACTTCCGCGAGGTTATCGAAACTGAATGCCACGTGGTCAATCACCCGCCCTTTGGTCGGCGCAAGTGTTTTCTGACCGGGCTTCCAGTATTTCGCGTAAAACTTTTGCGTGAATTGCACCGGAAAAATAATCACGTTGACGTTATCAACCATAAACGAAGCCGAGGGACCGACCTGCCACTCTCTGTAAAAGCGCGGCTCACGCGAAGGCGGCGTGGTCGAGCGGCGTTTGATGCCAAGGTATTTCATGTACCATTCGCCCG encodes:
- a CDS encoding CocE/NonD family hydrolase, translating into MKRFQLAFSFLLIFCFGAFLAVPSQQTATAPATAPVSIKKSEVMVAMRDGVKLATNVYLPESAGPFPVVLMRTPYGKDATGATSAGAWVKNGFAFVVQDCRGKGKSEGAYRPFVDDPQDGFDTVEWCAKQNWSTGKVGMYGASAMGITSNLAAMENPPHLTAAFVMVARSSIYHQSAFMGGVFRRELNELWLKRQGADDVLQETFRHAVYDGAYDSNEMSKHWNKIHIPMYNYGGWYDIFSEGNIQNFAGLQKQGAKGAAGNQKLIMGPWAHGAVEEVKYPANSGVGAFGGNLSTELAVRWFDYWLKGNNNGIMSEPPVKYYVMGDVTDPNAPGNEWRTAASWPPPAKITPYFLSAGGALDTTRPKEAKAVATYAYDPKNPVPTIGGGNLFLKKGPMDQRAIGSRKDVLKFQTAILSEPVEVTGKVTVELFVESDSPDTDFMAKLVDVYPDGTERLVLDSAIRARFREGFAKEVMMKKGEVYKLTIDLWNTSLIFNKGHRIAIHITSSNDQRFDPNPNTGKPLRADSETRVAMNTVHFSKSYPSRALLPVVPLNGKDLAQSKNGKNVGKNK
- a CDS encoding nucleoside deaminase, whose product is MQVKERFIRQAIELARQARAKGNHPFGSLLVIGDAVVLTAENTVSSESNPTGHAETNLVQKAIRQLSEAERSNATLYTSTEPCAMCAGAIYWAGIRRVVYALASDELAKQAGERLRMSCREVFASAVDEVEVAGPFLTDEALPVHQGFWK